ATGTTTAATAAGGataaataatatattgttattattgtattatTAATATAGTGTAATAGTATATCTAATTGTACTCTAATCTAAAATAGACTCTAATttaaacataatcctaaccctatttcTAGTTGTAACTGAACCCAATTTATTTGTAAACCCTAGCTCtagccttaaccctaaccttaatttatCTCTAACCCTAAACAAATACTAATTAAAACATAATTGTAATTGTAAACATAGAGATTATCTAATTAGGGTTCGgattaaatttgaaatattttttccaAAGAAGACatcaatttgttttttttaattatgctAAAACTTAGCAATTAACTCTAAAACTAACTTTAACTCTGATTATCTACAATCATTTTCTGAATTATTTCagcaaataattttcattttttcaattattATCAACTAATTAATTTGATTTTGCTTTAAGTGTTGAATTTATTTGTAAGCCCTAGCcctagctctattttttaggaagcccccttcACGACACCTAGCCTAATTTGTCATGCTCCATTTCTAGGTTGGACAACCATTAAAAGAATCTTTTTAATGCAGCAGTAGGACTTTTTTTTTTGCACCATAAAAAACTGTTTTTATGGACATGAGAAATGTAGAAACAAGTGGAGGAGTTCTCCACTTATATAGGGCAAACTTTCCAAACATTTagactaattattattataattttgtaagttcattgaaaaaaaaaaaaggaaaggaaaggagcTTTTATAGTCCACAATGCCATCAATCTGTATATGGTTCTTTAGATGGGTCTATAGATGGGTTAGATCAATATGGGACAACCTCCTACTTCTTGTGGGACACACCTAACTGTACCAAAAACAAAACTTACATACCCTACCTTATTATGGAATTTCAACTTGTGACCTCTATTAcaagagcacaaattctccaccactaaAAAACTAAAAGTGAAGAAAGTTTGTTATATCTACcaaacaaaatatttaatttatcacTTAAAAAAGAGATTGGaactaaaaaatagtaaaaaaaagaaATTAGAACTAAAAAATAGTCAAAGTATTTAATTTATCACCTAAAAAAGAGATTTGGACGCAGACATACCATCTAGAGAGAATTGAATTGTCGGTAGTGCTTGTATTATGTTCGGACCCTTCACCTTCCTTTCTGTGGTTGTTCTTTTTACACgtataacatatatattaaaaacgCGGTCAACTCCGTCAGTCAAATTGAATTGTCCGTAGTGCTTGTATTATGAAGTTTAGAACCTTCAACTTCATTTCTATGGTTGTTCTTCTTACACGTATAACATATATTAAAAACGCGGCCAAATCCGTCGGTCAAATTGAATCGTCCGTAGTGCTTGTATTATGAAGTTCAGACTCTTCACTTTCCTTTCTATGGTTGTTCTTTTTTACTTCTCCTAAATTGGCCTACgtataacatatatattaaaaacgCGCTTAACTCCGTCGGTCAAATTGAATATCACCGTATCCCATTTGACATATGATGTCATTAATTGCCCTATTCAATTTTAACAGTGAGCTTGGCGTCATTAATCACCCCATTCAATTTGATTGGTGAAGTTTACGAGGTAGTACCTTCCAAGTTTTTTCATGAAAGCTGCTAAAAAAATAGGGATTACGTGCGGGCGAAGGTTTTACTGTTATGAATGGTAAGAGTTCTGATTCTGAGAGAGTATACTAGCTATTCTTGAGGTTTTGTGTTATTGAAAAAGTTTAGTGTATACTACCTATTTTATCAAGCGCATCCTCAATTCTTATCTACCAATTAGAGATGGAAGCTATAGTTGGAGGAGCTGTAGCTGGAAAAATTTGCGAGATGACTCTTCAGATGACAGTTCAAAAGTTATCCGCACAGATAAGCCTTGTCACAAACTTCCAGAAAGATTTTGAATGGTTGAAGAGAAAACTTGGATATATGAAGGGATTTCTCAAGGATGCCGAGCAACAGTGCAGACAAAAGGAGAGTGTGAGGCAATGGTTACAAGATGTTCGAGACATTGCCGTACGTGCAGAGGACATATTAGAGCGATGTACTGCACAGCCTCTCTACACTAGCAGACTTCAATCTGTTTTCACTGGTAATCACATGGGTTTTCGTTACAAATATTCACGAAAAATCAGTAAGATCAAAGCTAGAATTAAGCTCCTTATTGAGGAGGGATGGCAATTAAAGGTTGCTAATGATGTTTCGTCCGGAGAAGAAGCATCAAGCAGCACTTTACGAAGAGCATACTCAAAGAGATCAAGTATTGTGCCAATAGATTCACATCCAGTGGGTATAGAGGCCAAGGTTGAGCACTTGGTAAGCTTGTTAGAGAGGCCTGCAGTTTCTGTTATAGCCGTCGTTGGAATGGGCGGCTTAGGGAAGACTTATCTTCTCCAACATGTCTACAGTGTGGTCAAATATAGGTTCGAGAAATCTATTTGGCTTTCAATTTCTCAATCCTTTTCTATTTCTAAGTTGCAGAATGACTTAGCCTCTCACTTAAATATAAAGGATAAAATTCAAGGAGTTTCTGAACAAAGAGCAGAGGAATTGATTAATGCCCACTTGAAAGAAAAAAAGATTGTGATTGTTCTGGATGATGTGTGGAAGCCCATCAAAGAGGGCAATTTGATAAAGAGACTTGGTTTGACAATTGGGCAAAACTGCAAACTTGTGATCACAACTAGAAACAGAGAAGTTTGCAGAAATGTGAAGGCAGAAATTTATGAGATGGAACGTTTGAGTGAAGAAGACAGTTGGAAACTGTTTTGTATTTATGGGTTTCCAGAGGATGAGGGAAACAGAGCACCCGAGCACCTTCTGGATGTAGCCCGCAATATTGCAAAGGAATGTGGAAACCTGCCCTTGGCCATCAAGACAACTGCAGCATCTCTGGCAGGCTGCAGATCCCGAAGGGAATGGGACTCCAAACTAAGTCAGCTTAAAGAGGTATCTACTCTCAATAAACCCTTGGAAGTCCTCAAATTGAGCTATGATTGCTTGCCTGCACATCTTAAGGCTTGTTTTGCTTATCTGTCTTTCTTCCCTGAGGATGAGAAAATAGACTGCGAGTACCTGGTAAATCTTTGGATAGCAGAAGGTTTCATTCCAGACGGAAAAGACCAGTGGGATATTGGATGGAAATGTTTAAATGAGATTGCcaatctttgtttagttgaaatagTGGAAGAAGAATGGGAGGGATCAGATCATGATTCTGATATTCAAGTTGAACTTGAAGTCAAAAAATATTGCAGAGTTCATGATTTATTTCTTGATTTGGCGGTGTATATATCTAAAGAAAACAAATGTGCTTTCAAAGTTGAAAACGCCTTCAAAGAATTCCCTGCCAGGAACAACAGTGTTGATTGGTGCAGGGTTTTGTTGCCCAAGAAATGGATAGATGATAAGGTCCTGCTAAAAAGCCGCCTTGCATTTTCTCCCAAACTTCTCCGGACATTATCATTGTCTGACAATCGCATAGTTAACATCCCCCCCAAAATTTTAATGAATATGAAAGTACTGCGGGTTCTTGACTTGAGCAGGAATGGCATCAGTACGTTGCCTGATTGTGTTGAAGATATGAAGCTTCTCAAAGTTTTGAACTTATCGAGCACATGGATTACGGAGGTACCAGGGTGCGTTAGAAGTTTGAAGAGTCTTCTCTTTCTCGATGTTTCTTTTTGCTCTAGCTTAAGGCAGATACCAGTGTGGATAGGTAAACTGAAATGTCTTCAGCATATCAATACACTGCAATCTCCTCTCATTAATACTTTGCCAAATGGAATTTTAAATCTCAAGTCTCTCCGGACACTCAGATCTCGTCGCTTGCGCCTCTCTGTCAGAAATGATTCAGAGTTGAAGTTACAGGATGTTCGTAGTATGTTTCAGCTGCAAGAATTAAGCATATGCCTTCACACAGAATCGCAATTACAAAGTATAAAAGAAGGGATTTTGGGGAAGTTGGTAAGGATGCGCCATCTCACTGTTGAGAATTGTCTTCCATTCCCTGATTGCCCGTTTCCGGAGGAACTGGAGATTATGAGAGATCTTGAAACATTACAGCTACACAAATTTGCTGTGACAAGTAGTTTATGCAGTTTTGTGGATCTTAGGGAACTCAGGTTACAAAGATGTCATTGGAATAGTTATCCAGAATTCCAGAAAATGCCAAACTTAATGAGTTTGCAGTTGGATAGTAACATAAGCTGCACAGAGATACCAGCGGCTTTTGGAAAGTCGGGCGGGTTTCCAAAACTTCGGTTCATGCTGATTAGAGATTTCCCTGGGCTGGACGAGTTTCCTGAATTGGAAGATGGAGCCATGCCACACCTCGAGGTTTTTAAGCTACACAAGTGTCACAATCTGAGCGAATTAAGGGGATTGGAGAAATTGAAAATGCTCAAGGAGTTCAACTATCATCGTTCATTTGGATTATGGTTTAGGCTACAGGAAGGAGGGCAAGATTGGCGAGAAGTTAAAGCCCGTAATCCGCAGGTAATCATCACCCACAGGCACAGGCGTTATGTTTAACAAATTATCAGCTCCATTAAAAATAGATGTAGAGATATTTGCCATGACATGTGTTGATGGTATGTGTAACTTTATATCTATTATTTTTTATATGCTTTGAATTAGAttttatcaaatggacattaatGTAATGATTAGTTTACAACTATCATATATTTGATATACTTGATGTATGGTTTTATATATTTCAATGTATATCATCatggttttttatatttatatacttGATCATTAGATACATTATTCATCACTCTAATAAATTAAATTTGCAGATCATACTTGGTGTAGGTCTCTTTTAAAGTCACAAATCTAACCCCTAAACTATTGGGAATAAAGTTTCTCAATCTTTATCATTTCTaacatgattatttatttatttgttatgttattaaatatttttttgtggGTTCCATTTGTTGAAGACACCTCAAGAAAAAGTGAGATGAAAAGTTTTTATGAGAAGTGTGAGCTTTGCATGTTAAGTTTTATATTTGTAATTTCTATAAATAAAGGAGGTGCTATGGTTAGAGTTGTATTATGAAATTATTTGTAGGTATTGTTATGTTATATCTCTCTTGTGGTGATGTTATTTCATATTTTGTAATGTCGATATTCTCTATAGTGATTGTTTAAGGGTTTAAAACTTTCTTCGATAGTTGTATAGTATTTTGAGACTTCTACAGTTTTATCTAGTGATATGGATGGGTGAATTTGTTTTCCCTAGATTAAAATTTATATCTTTTTGctcatttgtttttttgtttaatTGGTTGTTGACTTGCTAGCCCTGGTCATTGGTAGCTAAGTTATAGTTGAAGATTTTTATGTTTATGTCTCTATTGACCCCTTCATTATAGTTGTCTTATTAGtgaaaatatagacaataaagttgaaaatttttatataaaaattagAACAGGTTATTAACATAAGTTGATAAATATGTAACAATAAAATTTGTAGTAGATTGAATGTAGTGtttaagctactagtttttttttaaaagaacaaattATTTGATAAATAATCATAATTTCATGTACTACTACTTTACTTTTTGAAACAATCAACTAAAGtacaattttgataaaaaaattgcaATTTCATGTACTGCTACTATAGTTTTGGAAACAATCAACTAAAGTAATAGTATGATAATCTTAAGTGGGTAagaaaatttatgatttttttaaggcaTTTGAAAGTTACAGATGTTTTTCAATTAGCCTTTCAATTAATGCATTACACATAATGCATATAGATtaagttcaaaataaattatatcttATATTGCTAGAATGTTAACAATTTTGAAATAtaccctttttgtttcatcaaatttggattaaataatttttttagcaTGAAAGGTGAAATATTGAAAAGAGGATGAGACCTTTTAACATTTTGGAATAGTTGACATTTTAGGCTTGACTCTTCAAGACCTAATTGCAAATATTTCATGAGAAAAAAATGGAGGGgaaaaatttatatataatatccATTTTAGTTTCCTAGAGTTCTTTTGTTGATTATATGTATCCATTTTGAAAAGTGTAGAAAAACCACTTTTTTAAAATGCACATAAATTTTTATTAATTGTATGTTTTCAAAACAGATAATTCTtaataatcttaaaaaaaaaaaaattcattaattttatatatttgttCCAAAAAGACtgaaaaaatcatttaattaaaatggacataacATTTGTGTTTcttattaaaattttgatttttttataaagATTAGAAAGGTGATTCAAAGCTCTCCACAATGAACTAGGTAGTGTTTCTAGATTATGCATCaaaaattaattatgattattttaaATTCATCTTTCACTTTAAGACATCAAACTTTTTCATATGAACATAGTAATAATAATGAATAAACCGTGTAATAATGTTCACCCTCGCAGCTTGTCAAAAGATGGTATCAGAGCTCGTCTTATATGATCTTGTAACTATCATTCAAGTCTAATATTAATTAAGAATCTTGTCTTTTATCTAAAACCTGTGTGTGTCAATAACTCACAATTCTGACGAAAGTCCAGATTGCTCTTTAAATTCCTTTGAATTTTATGACTGCTATTCGTAGTGGGTCCTATTTCTTTAGCCAATCAAAGATGGTGTGAAGGAAATAATTAGTCAGAGATCTGCAGATTTGAAGTAGAATGTGTGATGGAGCAGGGGTCTGGATCAGTAAGAAGGCTTGAAGAAACTGACCACACAGCAGCTAGAAACAGTGAGACAAATTTCTTAGACATTGTAGCGTAGACAGAAAAAACTTTTGATTTACCAAGTTCAAGCAATCATAAAAATATTTCTCAGGAGGATGATGAACAAACTAAACCATCTAAATAAGAGAAATGAGTGGGTGACGATCAAAATGGTTAAAAGATGGGCTGAAGGCAGTGAAGTTCCAGGCAAAGTTTAGGAACAATTTTAGTTTTGTATAATTTGTTTATAAAAGGTAGCTTGGTCATAGATTTGTAATACTCAGAATAGATTGTTTTTTTTATCCATTTTGAAAGCCAACGTTTGGCTATCTTGAGTCATTTATTTCAATGTACAATTTGACACAGATTGAGCATGACTCAGTGACTAAAGTGGCACTTGAAATTATTTGATTTGTTAGAAAAGATGATGTGTTCATGAAGGAATGCAATGCTCAGTTGGTTTCAAGTGCCAACGTTTAAACCCATTACTTTTAATTCTAAAGAACAACAAAGAACCAGTTGAATAATTCCAAAAACTCAATGTTAATACATCTCAATATTTTGAGCATCTGGTAGAAACAAAGACATCATAGAATATGAGTTCCTATAAATGGGGAGTTCTCTACTGTACTCACTAATATTTTTGCCACGAAATGAGGTGGAATGGTTAGTAGATAGCAAGATATACTTTTGTAATATATGAAGGGCATGAGAAAAGTTGCATAAAATGTAAATTTCTTTTCCTAAGACTAATTATTTACAATAGAATTCAATTGATAATGGGAACTAAATACGATCAAATGAAACTTAATTTAAGCAAGCATGTTGTGATGAATGGTCTTACAACATAATTTGTTTTTAATGCAAGAAGAAAATCAACTTAGAATGTTATTGGATGTAACTTATTTAaagcaatttaaaaattaaaaaattcatacaATCAAATTCAAAACCACCATGCCATACCAAATAGATTCAATCCTTTTTTAAAAGGTCAATTGAATTGACTACatgttgtcactgaggattgcacccgtgatgctaagttcgaaaacaagcaatcatgtgaaacatggaaacacattcaagcctgtgggttgcttaaagtgaaggtgaatctctagagATCAGGCCGTCTTcctatttggtgaatctcttgtaaatactattgataagaaaaaggatagaaagggatagaaatcttgcatgtaatgaaaatttattctaatgaaggtgatacACCAAATATCTTATTTGGGATCtgcaacctgcttaactcacaaaaccttcaacaaataaccttgattgcttcacaactcaattgaacatgtagatgcataaacctataaagggatgaatttaatgcatgcatgaaggaaaaaaaaaagttttcacaacctcaagcaattaaaatcaactaccacaaactagaacctgcaactaacacgtatctccttgcaccacaaattgactgaatgagacaaattagaggataaaaatcacaggaaaatatcaaatcatttattcactagataatacaagaagtgcCAAGAAGGAAATCTGTTGctatattattgaaaaataaaggagtgttgttgttacaaaattcaaatactgctgagctacagtgtttttttgcaaaaatgtgtatgcaaaaaagaaagaattggagggaaaaaagaaggagagaaagaatatatagaaatcatgatgaatccccttcaaaaaccctaaaatcattGCATGGGAAAAGCCTTGGGCGAATCTGCCCCAAAAAATGGCATAAAAAACTCTTGCATAATctaaaaaataataatctttactgctcaaaaggactgccactgGTCCTCTTGTAAGAAAATCTACATATCTAAATGTGAAAAATAGTTATCCCCATGTGAAAGCTACATGATGAACTGAATTGTGACTATATTTAAAAGAAATCCCACTGAGAAAATCTTATGCATCCCTTGGCAACTGCTCTCCGTGTTGAAAATTTCTgttaaaaatggttgtggaaatgatctccctattttgcgagctttccaacggtatgtaacacttgcatattcagataatcaattgcattaatctttcatgtagaaatcatccACTTGCTTGGTGGGCTTTTCATTGTTCGAACAACCAGATCTAAGTCCACCGTGCAATTTAATATTATTGCCAGCCATTGGATCACCTGCATTGACCATGGCTGCttgcatttaatttttttgtttactTCCTAGTGGGCCCCACCGTTTGACTGTTAGGAACCTGCTTGCTTTTTTAACCTCTGCTTGTTTGCTTCCTGCTTCCTGGGCCCACGGGAACGAGTGATGCTAATGAACTCTGAACTATTGAACCATTTAGAAACGGTGATCTGCTTTGAAGTTCAAGTTGAAGGTTGATTTAGACATCCGCTCATCTGTAGATTTTTTGTCATGTGTCAGTCTTTGATTTGTTCACGGGTCCACTTTGTCTACCATTTGGACCTGGACCTACCTTGTCGCCAAGTTGCATTGATAATTGGGTGAGCAAGTTTTCCTTGCGATATGGCAACCACCATCTGATCTTTTGTCTGaccgttggatgtgatcaatctgctcgatctttactcttggtctgcccatggttcttcatcttctcttacCATGTGGCGCATCCTTATTCTTTATGAGTCCACTTGAACGACcacatcatcagtcgccaagtcacaTGAGATAACCAGCGAGCATTTTTATCTTGCGGTATAACGATGACCGTTGATCTACCCTCAAACTTCTCGATCTCTAACCTCTTAGCCGCTCACCTCCCCTTTTCCTTTTCATCACATGCTTAGTTGCCAAGTCGCTATGGTAactggcgagcttctttctatagcgatATAGCAATGGCCCTTAGATCCTTCGGATTACCGTTGATCTTTCctgaacttgctcgacctttaaccccagctgatcttctctcttgtgccgCGTGTCAACgtgtgtcaccctctgattggctcatgagatccaCCTGGGAACCACCTGTCTGTCGGGCTGCCATGTGTTGTACTCTGTCAGATCTCATTCTTTTGGCCAAAGTATTCCTTCGGCAAGCCTCTTACCAGTTTCATCAAACCTacagtttcatcgatattattatgtcgatgaaactgatccTTAAGTGAAACTTTTTTGGGACTCATCATGACCAAGCTCTGCTCGATGTCGATGGAACTGAGATTTCAATGAAACCTTTACGGGACTCATCACAGCCAAGATCTGCTCGATGTCGCCCATCcgtgccatgtcaccagccactagaCCGCCACTTGTCTACCACCtatccttggtcttatactctctgtTCTACCATGTCATTAGTCACCAAGTTGCAACGATAATTcagtgtgcatcttttcattgcgacgtagcgacaaccgttagatctctcagatcaccgttgatctttcttgAACTTTCTAGCTCTTTAGTCTCTTTCTGCCAGtcggtcacaaaattaggatgccttgagatgcgtgTGCACGGGGTCGACCAGGCCACAAgctgcctcttcttgccaaaagctcgtaagctttgagactatagttatatgtgaccttatatttaaatatgataaactccctctgcgtgaccaatgtgggataaaaggtcctCCTTCCTGGCGATTGAAAACCGCTTGAAAACTCtaaggccttttaaaaccctctttggcgccCAAGTAAAACTTTACACAGGCCGACTGCATTTTTCTCTGAATTTCTTTTGGCCTTCAGGTTTTAATAGCCATGcaatttcatctgcaatggagcatagaTGTTTCTGTGTTCTACAACATAGATTTTtctgtgatctacaacatgctgagctcaaccctcatgggagccacattttaacccacatgctgtcttactttcctgtatctgcacatgaagcaaacaagttagaaaaaatagtgcatttcttcctggttcatgatttggaccttttcaaaatgaatgctaggcttcattagggcaccaaatttggcattgtGTAAAATTTTTGGTAACATCTTTGGCGACCTCTCAGGGTTGTTTGCCTGCTAAACAGTAGAAtccagtagcctagcatatccattagGCATTGAGTCAATTTTGCGTTTCTCAAAATTTGGAACTGCATCTCAGCATTCTAaacaaaactaaaaaggaaactacAAAGTCTCTTCATACAGTTGAGCCTACACACCGCGCAATCTACACTTTTGAAACACCAAAACTAAAAACTGAACTCAAACTGAAAAAACTACTCTATTGTACCGTAACCAAGTGTGATACCTGCTTAGACAATACCATTCACTAGTTTTGAGAAATAACATCCTTTTCTTCCCAGCTTAGGATGTTTCAAACTCTTATGAACAACTGATGAGAAATGATGAATGGAGAGGTTCCTCACATAATGT
The nucleotide sequence above comes from Cryptomeria japonica chromosome 11, Sugi_1.0, whole genome shotgun sequence. Encoded proteins:
- the LOC131037610 gene encoding disease resistance RPP13-like protein 4, whose product is MEAIVGGAVAGKICEMTLQMTVQKLSAQISLVTNFQKDFEWLKRKLGYMKGFLKDAEQQCRQKESVRQWLQDVRDIAVRAEDILERCTAQPLYTSRLQSVFTGNHMGFRYKYSRKISKIKARIKLLIEEGWQLKVANDVSSGEEASSSTLRRAYSKRSSIVPIDSHPVGIEAKVEHLVSLLERPAVSVIAVVGMGGLGKTYLLQHVYSVVKYRFEKSIWLSISQSFSISKLQNDLASHLNIKDKIQGVSEQRAEELINAHLKEKKIVIVLDDVWKPIKEGNLIKRLGLTIGQNCKLVITTRNREVCRNVKAEIYEMERLSEEDSWKLFCIYGFPEDEGNRAPEHLLDVARNIAKECGNLPLAIKTTAASLAGCRSRREWDSKLSQLKEVSTLNKPLEVLKLSYDCLPAHLKACFAYLSFFPEDEKIDCEYLVNLWIAEGFIPDGKDQWDIGWKCLNEIANLCLVEIVEEEWEGSDHDSDIQVELEVKKYCRVHDLFLDLAVYISKENKCAFKVENAFKEFPARNNSVDWCRVLLPKKWIDDKVLLKSRLAFSPKLLRTLSLSDNRIVNIPPKILMNMKVLRVLDLSRNGISTLPDCVEDMKLLKVLNLSSTWITEVPGCVRSLKSLLFLDVSFCSSLRQIPVWIGKLKCLQHINTLQSPLINTLPNGILNLKSLRTLRSRRLRLSVRNDSELKLQDVRSMFQLQELSICLHTESQLQSIKEGILGKLVRMRHLTVENCLPFPDCPFPEELEIMRDLETLQLHKFAVTSSLCSFVDLRELRLQRCHWNSYPEFQKMPNLMSLQLDSNISCTEIPAAFGKSGGFPKLRFMLIRDFPGLDEFPELEDGAMPHLEVFKLHKCHNLSELRGLEKLKMLKEFNYHRSFGLWFRLQEGGQDWREVKARNPQVIITHRHRRYV